The Puntigrus tetrazona isolate hp1 chromosome 4, ASM1883169v1, whole genome shotgun sequence genome includes a window with the following:
- the tmem209 gene encoding transmembrane protein 209: MTPSKEGMTSLIDKTIKLRREEQARQVVLAWAVLNMSLAGMIYTEMSGKLLSRYYNITYWPIWYIELVLASLFSLNALFDFWKYFKYTMAPSTITVSPGQHRLLGLKGSGIQASPPQKEEKKEAPVSIQSSPLQGQNVLSFSPARPSSTSPKFSPSCVSGFSPPLSSPSSAGGPFSPSMAFGKVLNYSPSPSSSPYPGNLGPAEGTSLRARYRTSPSVFNSPGGKEDYIDDLKTLEKFLRTEEEKSHRSQLGSPESTSPRHSPSFWNYSRSVGDYAQSLRKFQYQPACRSQAPSAHKDDTELGSKQAAEEVWARITTSRVVTDSIDSWTAKLRNWINDTILVHLVREIDSVNSQLRRMGCPELQIGEASISSLKQAAVVKASAIPTLNAIVQYLDVTPNQEYLMERIKELAHSGCMSSFRWNGGGDLKNRKWDTDLPTDSAILMHVLCTYLDSRLPPHPKYPDGKTFTSQHFIQTPDKPDVSNENLFCIHQSSTNPPHYQLVYQGHIYSLPKGRNNLFHTILMFLYIIKTKESGMLGRVNLGLSGVNVLWIFGE; the protein is encoded by the exons ATGACACCATCAAAGGAAGGCATGACCTCCCTCATCGACAAAACCATAAAGCTGAGGAGGGAGGAACAGGCACGGCAGGTTGTCCTGGCATGGGCCGTGTTGAATATGTCTCTGGCGGGGATGATCTATACTGAGAT GTCTGGGAAGCTTCTTAGCAGATACTACAACATAACCTACTGGCCCATCTGGTATATTG agctTGTCTTGGCTTCCCTGTTCAGTCTCAATGCACTTTTTGACTTCTGGAAGTATTTCAAATACACTATGGCCCCATCCACGATCACTGTGAGTCCAGGACAACATCGACTTCTTGGGCTCAAGGGCTCAG GGATTCAAGCCTCTCCACctcagaaagaagaaaagaaggaagCTCCCGTGTCAATCCAGTCATCTCCCCTGCAGGGACAGAATGTACTCAGTTTCAGTCCTGCACGACCCTCAAGCACCAGCCCCAAGTTTTCCCCCAGCTGTGTGTCTGGGTTCAGTCCCCCTCTGAGCAGCCCTTCATCAGCAGGAGGACCCTTCTCACCCTCCATGGCATTCGGCAAG GTGTTAAACTATAGTCCGTCTCCAAGTTCTTCTCCATACCCAGGCAACCTCGGTCCTGCAGAAGGCACCAGTCTCCGCGCTCGGTACCGCACATCTCCTTCAGTCTTTAATTCACCCGGAGGCAAGGAGGACTACATCGATGACCTGAAGACTTTGGAGAAGTTTTTACGtacagaggaagaaaaaagcCACCGCAGTCAGCTGG GGAGTCCAGAGTCAACGTCTCCCAGACACAGTCCATCTTTCTGGAACTACAGTCGTTCGGTGGGAGATTACGCACAGAGCCTGAGGAAGTTTCAGTATCAGCCGGCCTGTCGTTCACAGGCACCCTCTGCCCACAAAGACGACACGGAGCTGGGCTCTAAACAAGCTGCTGAAGAG GTCTGGGCACGAATCACAACAAGTCGTGTGGTGACGGATAGTATCGACAGCTGGACTGCTAAACTGAGAAAC TGGATCAATGACACCATTCTAGTTCATCTAGTCAGAGAGATCGACTCCGTGAACAGTCAGCTCAGGAGGATGGGTTGCCCTGAGCTCCAGATCGGAG AGGCCAGCATCAGCAGTCTCAAACAAGCAGCTGTGGTCAAAGCTTCTGCTATCCCCACCCTCAATGCTATCGTACAGTATCTGGACGTCACCCCAAACCAGGAGTATCTCATGGAGAGAATCAAGG AATTAGCCCACAGCGGCTGCATGAGCTCTTTCCGCTGGAACGGAGGAGGAGATCTCAAGAACCGGAAATGGGACACAGACCTTCCGACAGACTCTGCA ATCCTGATGCATGTGCTGTGCACATACCTGGACTCCCGGCTCCCTCCACATCCTAAGTACCCTGATGGAAAGACCTTTACGTCTCAGCATTTTATACAAACACCAGATAAACCAG ACGTGTCCAATGAGAACCTGTTTTGCATTCATCAAAGTAGCACAAACCCTCCTCATTATCAGCTCGTCTACCAGGGCCACATCTACAGCTTGCCTAAG GGCAGAAATAACTTGTTTCATACCATCCTGATGTTCCTCTACATTATCAAAACCAAGGAGTCTGGCATGCTGGG GAGAGTGAATCTGGGTCTTTCGGGAGTGAATGTACTCTGGATCTTCGGGGAATGA